One genomic region from Solwaraspora sp. WMMD792 encodes:
- a CDS encoding DUF3151 domain-containing protein — MQNLLPEPPATMLPGDEQAEAALAEAAQVDTEEAYAAAAGRHPTYSRAWAVLAQRAFTKGEVVAAYAYARTGYHRGLDQLRRSGWKGHGPVPWSHRPNQGFLACLHLLSRAAGEIGESDEAARCAQFLRDCDPAAGDALASS; from the coding sequence ATGCAGAACCTGTTGCCCGAACCGCCGGCCACCATGCTGCCCGGCGACGAGCAGGCCGAGGCGGCTCTCGCCGAGGCTGCCCAGGTGGACACCGAGGAGGCGTACGCCGCTGCCGCCGGCCGCCACCCCACCTACAGTCGGGCCTGGGCGGTGCTCGCCCAGCGTGCGTTCACCAAGGGGGAGGTCGTCGCCGCGTACGCCTACGCCCGCACCGGCTACCACCGGGGCCTGGACCAGCTGCGTCGCAGCGGCTGGAAGGGGCATGGCCCGGTGCCCTGGTCGCACCGGCCGAACCAGGGTTTCCTGGCCTGCCTGCACCTGCTGTCCCGGGCAGCCGGGGAGATCGGTGAGAGCGACGAGGCCGCCCGGTGCGCGCAGTTCCTGCGGGACTGCGACCCGGCCGCCGGGGACGCGCTCGCCAGCAGCTGA
- a CDS encoding phage holin family protein, which produces MGFLIRLAVNAVALWITTLIVPGIDVTGDTATNNALTLVIVALIFGLVNAVLKPVIKVVGCVFYLLTLGLFALVVNALLFLLTDWLAQQLDLPFAIDGFWPAFWGAIVMAVVGWLISLVIPDKYDRR; this is translated from the coding sequence ATGGGATTCCTGATCAGGCTCGCGGTCAACGCGGTCGCCCTGTGGATAACCACGCTGATCGTGCCCGGCATCGACGTCACCGGTGACACCGCGACCAACAACGCGCTGACCCTGGTCATCGTGGCGCTGATCTTCGGACTGGTCAACGCGGTCCTCAAACCGGTCATCAAGGTCGTCGGCTGTGTCTTCTACCTCCTCACCCTCGGCCTGTTCGCCCTGGTCGTCAACGCCCTGCTCTTCCTGCTGACCGACTGGCTGGCGCAACAACTGGATCTGCCGTTCGCCATCGACGGGTTCTGGCCGGCATTCTGGGGAGCGATCGTCATGGCCGTCGTCGGCTGGCTGATCAGCCTGGTCATCCCCGACAAGTACGACCGCCGCTGA
- a CDS encoding DUF368 domain-containing protein: MSVRERVGHVFRGAAIGVAEAVPGVSGGTIALVTGVYERLIASAGHLISAVRYGVTDVPRKQGWARSREQFRQVHWGVIIPLALGMLPGLLLAARLLEPMLEEYPEHTRGLFFGLVLASVLVPVSMIGRPWRGRDVFAVVAAGVAAFVLTGLPSASIDPNPVVVLLAAAVAVCALVLPGVSGSFLLLTVGLYEPTIEAVNDRDVGYLAVFAAGMVIGLTLFVKLLQYLLEHHRRVTLAVMTGVIVGSLRALWPWQTEERGLLAPDGNVLSVALLLVLGVVIVTAMVVLEQRRLRRAAVDVTQEESPQLPTHH; this comes from the coding sequence ATGTCAGTGCGCGAACGTGTCGGCCATGTGTTCCGGGGTGCGGCGATCGGGGTGGCGGAGGCCGTCCCGGGGGTCAGCGGTGGGACCATCGCCCTGGTCACCGGCGTGTACGAGCGGCTCATCGCCTCGGCCGGGCACCTGATCAGCGCGGTCCGGTACGGAGTCACCGACGTGCCCCGTAAGCAGGGCTGGGCGCGCAGCCGGGAGCAGTTCCGGCAGGTGCACTGGGGAGTGATCATCCCGCTGGCGCTGGGCATGCTGCCCGGTCTGCTGCTGGCGGCCCGGCTGCTGGAGCCGATGCTGGAGGAGTACCCGGAGCACACTCGGGGGCTGTTCTTCGGCCTGGTGCTGGCCTCGGTGCTGGTGCCGGTCTCGATGATCGGCCGGCCGTGGCGCGGCCGGGACGTCTTCGCGGTGGTCGCCGCCGGGGTCGCGGCGTTCGTGCTGACCGGTCTGCCGTCGGCCAGCATCGACCCGAACCCGGTGGTGGTGCTGCTGGCCGCCGCGGTCGCAGTCTGCGCGCTGGTGCTGCCGGGCGTGTCCGGGTCGTTCCTGCTGCTGACCGTCGGGCTCTACGAGCCGACGATCGAGGCGGTCAACGACCGCGACGTCGGCTACCTGGCGGTCTTCGCCGCCGGCATGGTGATCGGCTTGACGCTGTTCGTGAAGCTGCTGCAGTACCTGTTGGAGCACCACCGGCGGGTCACCCTCGCGGTGATGACCGGGGTGATCGTCGGTAGCCTGCGGGCGCTGTGGCCGTGGCAGACCGAGGAGCGCGGGCTGCTCGCCCCCGACGGCAATGTGCTGTCGGTGGCCTTGCTGCTGGTGCTGGGGGTCGTCATCGTCACCGCGATGGTGGTCCTCGAGCAGCGCCGGTTGCGCCGCGCGGCGGTCGATGTCACCCAGGAGGAGTCGCCGCAGCTGCCGACCCACCACTGA
- the fbaA gene encoding class II fructose-bisphosphate aldolase has protein sequence MPIASPEVYAEMLDRAKAGAFAYPAINVTSSQTLNAALQGFAEAESDGIIQVSTGGAEYLSGPTVKDMVSGSLAFAAFAQEVAKKYPVNIALHTDHCPKGKLDGFVRPLLAASKERVAAGGAPLFQSHMWDGSAVPLKENLEIATELLAEAAAAKVVLEIEVGVVGGEEDGVVGAIDEKLYTTVEDGLAMVEALGLGEKGRYMAALTFGNVHGVYKPGNVKLRPEILKEIQDAVGAKYGKEKPLSLVFHGGSGSLLEEIRAALDYGVVKMNIDTDTQYAFTRPVVTHMFTKYDGVLKIDGEVGDKKSYDPRAWGKAAEAGMAKRVVDACEHLRSTGTTLAK, from the coding sequence ATGCCCATCGCCTCTCCCGAGGTCTACGCCGAGATGCTTGACCGCGCCAAGGCCGGCGCGTTCGCGTACCCCGCCATCAACGTCACGTCCTCGCAGACCCTCAACGCCGCGCTGCAGGGCTTCGCCGAGGCGGAGAGCGACGGCATCATCCAGGTCTCCACCGGTGGTGCCGAGTACCTCTCCGGCCCGACCGTCAAGGACATGGTCAGCGGCTCGCTGGCCTTCGCCGCCTTCGCCCAGGAAGTGGCCAAGAAGTACCCGGTCAACATCGCGCTGCACACCGACCACTGCCCGAAGGGCAAGCTCGACGGCTTCGTCCGCCCGCTGCTGGCCGCCTCCAAGGAGCGGGTCGCCGCCGGTGGCGCGCCGCTGTTCCAGTCGCACATGTGGGACGGCTCCGCCGTACCGCTGAAGGAGAACCTGGAGATCGCCACCGAGCTGCTGGCCGAGGCCGCCGCCGCCAAGGTCGTGCTGGAGATCGAGGTCGGCGTCGTCGGCGGCGAGGAGGACGGCGTCGTCGGCGCCATCGACGAGAAGCTGTACACCACCGTCGAGGACGGGCTGGCCATGGTCGAGGCGCTCGGTCTCGGCGAGAAGGGCCGCTACATGGCGGCGCTCACCTTCGGCAACGTGCACGGCGTCTACAAGCCGGGCAACGTCAAGCTGCGGCCGGAGATCCTCAAGGAGATCCAGGACGCGGTCGGCGCCAAGTACGGCAAGGAGAAGCCGCTCAGCCTGGTCTTCCACGGCGGCTCCGGCTCGCTGCTGGAGGAGATCCGGGCCGCACTGGACTACGGCGTGGTCAAGATGAACATCGACACCGACACCCAGTACGCCTTCACCCGCCCGGTCGTCACCCACATGTTCACCAAGTACGACGGGGTGCTGAAGATCGACGGCGAGGTCGGCGACAAGAAGTCGTACGACCCCCGGGCCTGGGGCAAGGCGGCCGAGGCCGGGATGGCCAAGCGGGTCGTCGACGCCTGCGAGCACCTGCGCTCCACCGGCACCACGCTGGCCAAGTAA
- a CDS encoding polynucleotide kinase-phosphatase: MSVLEIPELALIALVGVSGSGKSTFARRHFAATQVLSSDTFRAMVADDENDQSASADAFDALHYVAGKRLRAGRLTVVDATNLQEHARAGLVAVAREHDVLPVAVVLDLPEQLCWERTQGRADRTFGRHVITRMQRDLRRSVGRLTREGFRHVFVLRGTDEIDAAEIRLTRLYNDRRELTGPFDIIGDVHGCRAELEALLTKLGWTIDRDDAGRPVDARHPQGRTAVFVGDLVDRGPDSPGVLRLVMGMVRGGTALCVPGNHEQKLLRKLRGRKVTVSHGLAETLEQLAAEPAEFTDDVVRFIDGLVSHYRLDGGALVVAHAGLKAEYQGRASGRVRSFALYGETTGETDEYGLPVRYPWARDYRGAATVVYGHTPTTRPDWVNNTICVDTGCVFGGRLTALRYPSRELVSVPADREYYPPVRPLTAEPGAADGTGPVTDRPDDVLDLRDVTGRRHIDYGYGTTTVPAENAAAALEVMSRFAVDPRWLVWLPPTMSPCSTSTRDGFLEHPAEAFADYRAAGVDRVVCQEKHMGSRAVVLVCRDPLGGPLFGPGGGVVHTRTGRPFFNSAARTEALLARIRAAAEAAGLWQRLATGAGPAGWLLLDCELLPWSAKALGLIREQYASVAAAGRAALPAALDVLDAAAGRGLPVGQLRERLARRAVDVDRYADAYRAYVGDPDAVTLAPFAVLAADGRSYADRDHGWHLECADALVAADPQLFTTTRRRVVDLTDDAAVADATEWWSELTAAGGEGMVVKPYAGLTARSGTGRLLQPGVKCRGREYLRIIYGPGYTEPERLAELRRRSLGRKRSMALREHGLGLAALDLLATGAPLWRRHELVFAVLACESEPVDPRL, from the coding sequence GTGAGCGTGCTGGAGATCCCCGAACTCGCCCTGATCGCCCTGGTCGGTGTCTCCGGCTCCGGCAAGTCGACCTTCGCCCGCCGGCACTTCGCCGCCACCCAGGTGCTCTCCTCGGACACCTTCCGGGCGATGGTCGCCGACGACGAGAACGACCAGTCGGCGTCGGCGGACGCCTTCGACGCGCTGCACTACGTCGCCGGCAAGCGGCTGCGCGCCGGTCGGCTCACCGTGGTCGACGCCACCAACCTGCAGGAACACGCCCGGGCCGGGCTGGTCGCCGTCGCCCGGGAACACGACGTACTGCCGGTCGCGGTGGTGCTCGACCTGCCCGAGCAGCTCTGCTGGGAACGGACCCAGGGCCGGGCCGACCGCACCTTCGGCCGGCACGTGATCACCCGGATGCAGCGGGATCTGCGCCGCTCGGTCGGCCGGCTGACCCGGGAAGGCTTTCGGCACGTGTTCGTGCTGCGCGGCACCGACGAGATCGACGCCGCCGAGATCCGGCTGACCCGGCTGTACAACGACCGGCGGGAGCTCACCGGGCCGTTCGACATCATCGGTGACGTGCACGGCTGTCGCGCCGAGCTGGAGGCGCTGCTGACGAAGCTGGGTTGGACGATCGACCGCGACGACGCCGGTCGACCGGTCGATGCCCGGCACCCGCAGGGGCGTACCGCGGTCTTCGTCGGTGACCTGGTCGACCGCGGCCCGGACTCACCCGGGGTGCTGCGCCTGGTGATGGGGATGGTGCGGGGCGGCACCGCGCTCTGCGTGCCCGGCAACCACGAGCAGAAGCTGCTACGCAAGCTGCGGGGCCGCAAGGTGACCGTGTCGCACGGTCTGGCCGAGACCCTGGAGCAGCTGGCCGCCGAGCCGGCCGAGTTCACCGACGACGTCGTCAGGTTCATCGACGGGCTGGTCAGCCACTATCGGTTGGACGGGGGCGCGCTGGTGGTGGCGCACGCCGGGCTCAAGGCCGAATACCAGGGTCGGGCGTCCGGCCGGGTGCGCAGCTTCGCGCTGTACGGGGAGACGACCGGCGAGACCGACGAGTACGGCCTGCCGGTGCGCTACCCGTGGGCCCGCGACTACCGGGGTGCCGCCACCGTGGTCTACGGGCACACCCCGACGACTCGCCCCGACTGGGTGAACAACACCATCTGCGTCGACACCGGCTGCGTCTTCGGTGGCCGGCTGACCGCGCTGCGCTACCCGTCGCGGGAGCTCGTCTCGGTGCCGGCCGACCGCGAGTACTACCCACCGGTCCGGCCGCTGACGGCCGAGCCGGGTGCCGCCGACGGCACCGGTCCGGTCACCGACCGCCCCGACGACGTGCTGGACCTGCGCGACGTCACCGGCCGCCGGCACATCGACTACGGCTACGGCACCACGACGGTCCCGGCCGAGAACGCGGCCGCCGCGTTGGAGGTGATGAGCCGATTCGCGGTGGACCCCCGCTGGCTGGTCTGGCTGCCGCCGACCATGTCGCCCTGCTCGACGTCGACCCGGGACGGGTTCCTGGAGCATCCGGCGGAGGCGTTCGCCGACTATCGGGCCGCCGGCGTCGACCGGGTGGTCTGCCAGGAGAAGCACATGGGCTCCCGGGCGGTGGTGCTGGTCTGCCGCGACCCATTGGGCGGCCCACTGTTCGGCCCCGGTGGCGGGGTGGTCCACACCCGCACTGGGCGGCCGTTCTTCAACTCGGCCGCGCGTACCGAGGCGCTACTGGCCCGGATCCGGGCGGCGGCCGAGGCGGCCGGGCTGTGGCAGCGGCTGGCCACCGGCGCCGGGCCGGCCGGCTGGCTGCTACTCGACTGCGAACTGCTGCCCTGGTCGGCGAAGGCACTCGGGCTGATCCGCGAGCAGTACGCCAGCGTCGCCGCCGCCGGCCGGGCCGCGCTGCCCGCCGCGTTGGACGTGCTCGACGCCGCCGCCGGTCGGGGCCTGCCGGTCGGCCAACTGCGCGAGCGGCTGGCCCGACGGGCCGTCGACGTCGACCGGTACGCCGACGCCTACCGGGCGTACGTCGGTGATCCGGACGCGGTGACGCTGGCGCCGTTCGCGGTGCTGGCCGCCGACGGCCGTTCGTACGCCGACCGAGACCACGGCTGGCATCTGGAGTGCGCGGACGCGCTGGTGGCGGCCGATCCGCAGCTGTTCACCACCACCCGACGGCGGGTGGTCGACCTGACCGACGACGCGGCGGTGGCCGACGCCACCGAATGGTGGTCGGAGCTGACGGCGGCCGGCGGGGAGGGCATGGTGGTCAAGCCGTACGCCGGACTGACCGCCCGCAGCGGCACCGGCCGGCTGTTGCAGCCTGGCGTCAAGTGCCGGGGCCGGGAGTATCTGCGGATCATCTACGGTCCGGGGTACACCGAACCGGAGCGGCTGGCCGAGCTGCGCCGGCGGTCGTTGGGCCGCAAGCGGTCGATGGCGCTGCGCGAGCACGGGCTCGGTCTGGCGGCGCTGGATCTGCTGGCCACCGGCGCGCCGCTGTGGCGCCGGCACGAGTTGGTCTTCGCGGTGCTCGCCTGCGAGTCCGAACCGGTCGACCCCCGACTGTGA
- a CDS encoding 3' terminal RNA ribose 2'-O-methyltransferase Hen1, protein MLMTVTTTHRPATDLGYLLVKHPDRMQSFDVPTGTAHVFYPEATEQRCTAALLLDVDPARLAAGGPRRGRRTAAMPESFTLGQYVNDRPYAASSLLAAALAKVFRSALRGESRDRPDLPGTALPLTIRVPVLRCRGGATLAERLFTPLGWTVTARPIPLDERYPQWGDSRYVDLTLTGTLRVADALNHLYVLLPVLDDAKHYWIAPDELDKLIRAGEGWLAGHPERRLITRRYLAHRRVLARRAEDRLAEARAAELRLADADPGADADPGADEDAGLPAAVRPRPLAATRRAAVLTALAEAGATRVLDLGCGGGALLTELLAQPRFTEIVGTDVSARALELAARRLRLDRLPARQQQRIRLWQSALTYRDDRLRGYDAAVLMEVVEHLDPPRLPALAEAVFGHARPGTVLVTTPNVEYNVRYEGLAAGALRHPDHRFEWSRAEFADWAGRVAAAYGYRVGFRPIGEVDPDVGPPTQLAVFTRDGAGSDSTGPDGTSAVSTGTGGAR, encoded by the coding sequence GTGCTGATGACCGTGACGACGACCCACCGGCCCGCCACCGACCTCGGCTACCTGCTGGTCAAACATCCGGACCGGATGCAGTCGTTCGACGTACCCACCGGCACCGCGCACGTGTTCTACCCGGAGGCCACCGAGCAGCGCTGCACCGCCGCGCTGCTGCTCGACGTTGACCCGGCACGCCTCGCCGCCGGCGGCCCGCGCCGTGGCCGGCGCACGGCCGCGATGCCGGAGAGCTTCACCCTCGGCCAGTACGTCAACGACCGGCCGTACGCCGCGTCCAGCCTGCTCGCCGCCGCGCTCGCCAAGGTGTTCCGGTCCGCGCTGCGCGGGGAGAGCCGGGACCGCCCCGACCTGCCCGGCACCGCCCTGCCGCTGACCATCCGGGTGCCGGTGCTGCGCTGCCGGGGCGGCGCGACTCTCGCCGAGCGCCTGTTCACCCCGCTCGGCTGGACGGTGACCGCCCGACCCATCCCACTGGACGAGCGCTACCCGCAGTGGGGGGACAGCCGCTACGTCGACCTCACCCTGACCGGCACGCTGCGGGTCGCCGACGCGCTCAACCACCTGTACGTGCTGCTGCCGGTGCTGGACGACGCCAAGCACTACTGGATCGCCCCGGACGAACTGGACAAGCTGATCCGGGCCGGGGAGGGCTGGCTGGCCGGCCACCCGGAACGCCGGTTGATCACCCGGCGCTACCTGGCCCACCGCCGGGTGCTCGCCCGACGCGCCGAGGACCGGCTCGCCGAGGCGCGGGCCGCCGAGCTGCGGCTCGCCGACGCCGACCCGGGTGCCGACGCCGACCCGGGTGCCGACGAGGACGCGGGGCTGCCGGCGGCGGTCCGGCCGCGACCGCTGGCCGCGACCCGCCGGGCCGCCGTGCTCACCGCGTTGGCCGAGGCCGGCGCCACCCGGGTGCTCGACCTGGGCTGCGGCGGCGGTGCGCTGCTCACCGAACTACTCGCCCAGCCCCGGTTCACCGAGATCGTCGGCACCGACGTGTCGGCCAGGGCACTGGAGCTGGCCGCCCGGCGGCTGCGACTGGACCGGCTCCCGGCGCGCCAGCAGCAGCGGATCCGGCTGTGGCAGTCGGCGCTGACCTACCGCGACGACCGGCTGCGCGGCTACGACGCCGCCGTACTGATGGAAGTGGTCGAGCACCTCGACCCGCCCCGGCTGCCGGCTCTGGCCGAAGCGGTCTTCGGTCACGCCCGACCCGGCACCGTGCTGGTGACCACCCCGAACGTGGAGTACAACGTGCGTTACGAAGGACTCGCCGCGGGCGCGCTGCGACACCCGGACCACCGGTTCGAGTGGAGCCGCGCCGAGTTCGCCGACTGGGCCGGCCGGGTCGCTGCGGCGTACGGCTACCGGGTCGGGTTCCGGCCGATCGGCGAGGTCGATCCGGACGTGGGGCCACCGACCCAACTGGCGGTCTTCACCCGCGACGGCGCGGGCTCGGACAGCACCGGCCCGGACGGCACCAGCGCAGTCAGCACGGGCACCGGGGGTGCCCGGTGA